In Romeriopsis navalis LEGE 11480, the DNA window CGGGAATTTCAGATGCGTGGGAGGAGATAGACATTGCAATAACAGTCCTTAAAAATGAGTCGGGTATGTTGTTCGGCTGGTACGGTTCCAGACGCAAAAAATCTGATTTGAGTAATCGGGGCTGCGGGATCGGACAGGTATATACGCAGTTATATTTCAAGCATAGCGAAAAAATGATGAACCGTCTGTGTATCCGGCCACAGTTTTTCGGCTAAGTTACCCGGCGGCAAGGTGATCCCCGATGGGGCGGTTACCATGGTTGCCTGAAAAATCGCATAAATGGGGATTTAAGCGCTGTAATCATGTCTCTAAATCGTACCCATTCAGTCGCTCAAAGTGGGCAAAATTTTAGTGACTTTTAAGCCGGGTTCAAAGAACTTTTGGGCGATCGCTGTGGCGTCATAGGGCGCGGCTTGTTCAAAGTCGCTATCACTAGCTAGCAAAACCTTCAACACACTTAAAGGCACCTGCAAAAATAGATTGGCCGCGAGAAAACTGACGATGGCGACGACTAACCCCAACGCATGGTTATGAATCGGTGTCACCGGGGCAACTAAACTGGCGCTGGCGTAAAGCTGTTTCAGGATTAAAAAGGCAACGCCGGCACCCACCCCAATAAAAATTGGGCTACGACGCTGTTGAAATAGCGTCAGGATGCGGCGTTGATCTTCGGTTAATTCACTGGATTTGAGGCTGACAGCCAATAGGCTATAGATGCAAAATGGCTTCTCCCATTGCATCCAGACGATCGGGGCAATCCCGGCGATCGCCACCACCAAAATCTCAAGCCCGCTCGGCAAGATTGGATCGCCCGCTGCAAGTCCGAGAAAGCAGAGAATTAGCCATAGCGGCAACACGGCAATGCCCGCCGCATGAATCCACAAATAAGGATCCGCCCAAAATGCTCTCATAGCTTCGTGTTTAAAGGTGGGTAAAAACGCGCAACGTCCTAGAATCAAGGCATCACAATCG includes these proteins:
- a CDS encoding low-complexity tail membrane protein → MRAFWADPYLWIHAAGIAVLPLWLILCFLGLAAGDPILPSGLEILVVAIAGIAPIVWMQWEKPFCIYSLLAVSLKSSELTEDQRRILTLFQQRRSPIFIGVGAGVAFLILKQLYASASLVAPVTPIHNHALGLVVAIVSFLAANLFLQVPLSVLKVLLASDSDFEQAAPYDATAIAQKFFEPGLKVTKILPTLSD